The proteins below are encoded in one region of Firmicutes bacterium HGW-Firmicutes-1:
- a CDS encoding histone acetyltransferase yields MNELIEIHPMQVEDAISVQKLIKVVFDCFVGPDYSVEGVQTFYGFIHPDNIIDRFLNKQHKIFIAKDKDEIVGVIETRDTSHICLLFVHKQYQRKGIAKRLFNKAFLDSTLELTVNASPYAVTIYEKLGFTKIAGELIKNGITYIPMIKEK; encoded by the coding sequence ATGAATGAATTAATTGAAATACACCCTATGCAAGTTGAAGATGCAATATCGGTTCAAAAACTTATAAAAGTAGTTTTTGATTGTTTTGTTGGTCCAGATTATTCTGTGGAGGGTGTACAGACCTTTTATGGATTTATTCATCCTGACAATATAATTGATCGATTTCTTAACAAACAGCATAAAATATTTATTGCAAAAGATAAGGACGAAATCGTGGGAGTTATTGAAACAAGAGATACTAGCCACATTTGTTTATTGTTTGTACATAAGCAATATCAAAGAAAAGGAATAGCCAAAAGGCTATTTAATAAGGCCTTCCTAGATTCCACCTTAGAGCTTACCGTTAATGCTTCCCCATATGCTGTTACGATATACGAAAAATTAGGATTTACAAAAATTGCAGGCGAGCTTATAAAAAACGGTATCACATATATTCCAATGATAAAAGAAAAGTAA
- a CDS encoding ornithine acetyltransferase, giving the protein MKIIKGGITAPKGFKAYGDYVGIKKSRKDLAVIYSDQEATYVGTFTTNVVKAACVTWNLERYQNEDKISGVVVNSGNANACTGKVGEDNNLEMAQIAAECFNLKKENILVASTGVIGKQLPMDVIVEGIKKVAKSVTNTIEGGLEAATAIMTTDTFVKEIAVEFTIGDKIATIGGMAKGSGMIHPNMATMLSFITTDIAITKELLDKAVKENIAGTYNMISVDGDTSTNDMVMLLANGMCENTLIEKEGKDYEAFKEALNTVNVFLSKQIIHDGEGVTKVLEVQVEGAKDLSDARLLAKSVITSNLVKTAFFGEDANWGRVLCAMGYSGASFDPSKVTLYYESARGKIKLLENGLPENFSEELANEILKEKEITVHITLQEGEASATAWGCDLSYEYVKINGEYRT; this is encoded by the coding sequence ATGAAAATTATTAAAGGTGGAATAACAGCTCCAAAAGGGTTTAAGGCCTATGGAGATTATGTAGGTATCAAAAAATCAAGAAAAGACTTAGCAGTCATATATAGTGATCAGGAAGCAACATATGTAGGCACCTTCACAACAAATGTTGTTAAAGCAGCTTGTGTTACTTGGAACCTGGAACGGTATCAAAATGAAGATAAAATCTCAGGGGTAGTGGTTAATAGCGGAAATGCCAACGCATGTACTGGAAAAGTTGGCGAGGATAATAATCTGGAAATGGCGCAAATAGCTGCTGAATGCTTTAATCTGAAAAAAGAAAATATACTTGTAGCATCAACTGGTGTAATAGGCAAACAATTACCTATGGATGTAATTGTAGAAGGTATAAAAAAAGTAGCAAAATCAGTAACGAATACCATTGAAGGTGGCTTGGAAGCAGCAACTGCCATTATGACTACGGACACCTTTGTTAAAGAAATTGCAGTAGAGTTTACTATTGGTGATAAAATAGCAACAATTGGTGGCATGGCAAAAGGATCTGGAATGATTCATCCTAATATGGCTACAATGCTTTCCTTTATCACTACAGATATAGCCATTACGAAAGAACTATTAGATAAAGCAGTGAAAGAAAACATTGCAGGGACTTATAATATGATTTCTGTGGATGGAGATACTAGCACAAACGATATGGTAATGCTACTTGCAAATGGGATGTGTGAAAATACATTAATTGAAAAAGAAGGTAAGGATTATGAAGCTTTCAAGGAAGCCCTCAATACAGTAAATGTATTTCTATCCAAACAAATCATACATGATGGCGAAGGTGTAACGAAGGTGCTAGAGGTTCAAGTTGAGGGTGCAAAGGACTTAAGCGATGCTAGACTACTTGCTAAGTCAGTCATTACCTCAAACCTAGTTAAAACAGCTTTTTTTGGAGAAGATGCCAATTGGGGAAGAGTTCTTTGTGCTATGGGTTATTCAGGAGCAAGCTTTGATCCTTCAAAGGTTACTCTATATTATGAGAGTGCAAGGGGTAAAATTAAGCTACTAGAGAATGGTCTTCCAGAGAATTTTAGTGAAGAACTAGCTAATGAGATTTTAAAGGAAAAAGAGATTACAGTACACATTACCCTACAAGAGGGTGAAGCAAGTGCGACAGCTTGGGGTTGTGACTTAAGTTATGAATATGTTAAAATCAATGGTGAATATAGAACTTAA
- a CDS encoding N-acetyl-gamma-glutamyl-phosphate reductase, giving the protein MIKAGIVGATGYAGQELLRLLTQHSECEVKYITSRSYVDQRFSSVFGNFVKIVDDACIEKEMIELAKEVDVLFIALPHGIASANVNKDLLSMTKVIDLGADYRLEDIEIYDKWYKTVHNSADLLQEAVYGLCELNRDKIKPARLIANPGCYTTCSILGLTPLLKEGLIDKNSIIIDAKSGVSGAGRGLDIGIHYSECNESIKAYKLASHRHTPEIEQELSHAAGEEVTITFTPHLVPMNRGILVTAYATLNDFYSYEHIKNAYEKHYRDEYFVRLLPEGVFPETKWVKGSNFCDINFQVDERTNRIIVVAAIDNLIKGAAGQAIQNMNIVFGLDEKKGLEYIPMFPA; this is encoded by the coding sequence ATGATTAAAGCAGGTATTGTTGGAGCAACAGGTTATGCGGGTCAAGAACTATTAAGATTATTGACGCAGCATTCTGAATGCGAAGTGAAATATATAACAAGTAGGTCTTATGTAGATCAACGGTTTTCCAGTGTATTTGGTAATTTTGTTAAGATTGTAGACGATGCATGTATAGAAAAAGAAATGATTGAACTTGCAAAGGAAGTGGATGTATTATTCATTGCACTACCACATGGAATCGCATCTGCTAATGTAAACAAAGACTTATTATCAATGACTAAAGTCATCGATTTAGGTGCAGATTATAGGTTAGAAGACATTGAAATCTATGATAAATGGTATAAAACAGTGCATAATAGTGCCGACCTTCTTCAAGAAGCAGTTTATGGTTTATGTGAATTAAATAGAGATAAAATCAAACCAGCAAGGTTAATTGCAAACCCTGGCTGTTACACAACTTGTAGCATATTAGGTTTAACTCCTTTATTAAAGGAAGGATTAATTGATAAAAACAGTATTATAATAGATGCAAAGTCTGGCGTATCTGGTGCAGGTAGGGGCTTAGATATAGGAATTCACTATTCCGAGTGCAATGAATCAATTAAGGCATATAAGCTAGCATCTCATAGGCATACTCCAGAAATTGAGCAAGAATTATCTCATGCAGCAGGAGAAGAAGTTACGATTACCTTTACGCCTCACTTAGTTCCAATGAATAGAGGTATTCTTGTTACCGCATATGCGACATTAAATGATTTTTATTCCTACGAACATATAAAAAATGCGTATGAAAAGCACTATAGGGATGAATACTTTGTAAGGTTATTACCAGAAGGTGTTTTTCCAGAAACAAAATGGGTAAAAGGCTCAAACTTCTGTGATATTAATTTTCAAGTTGATGAAAGAACAAATAGAATTATCGTTGTAGCAGCAATTGACAACCTCATTAAAGGCGCTGCAGGGCAAGCAATTCAAAACATGAATATAGTATTTGGTTTAGATGAAAAAAAGGGTCTAGAATACATCCCGATGTTCCCCGCATAA
- a CDS encoding carbamoyl phosphate synthase small subunit (catalyzes production of carbamoyl phosphate from bicarbonate and glutamine in pyrimidine and arginine biosynthesis pathways; forms an octamer composed of four CarAB dimers), with the protein MIATIILEDGTLVIGKSFGVTGTICGELVFNTGMTGYQEILTDPSYAGQIVTMTYPLIGNYGVNATDVESNKVQVSGFIVKEYAGVPNHWQCEKTIDEYLKENNIIGVYGIDTRMLTKKIRMKGAMKCMVTTQEITPENLIKLRNELEQYNFPKDIVSQVSSKEITNVKGDGKRVGIVDLGLKKGIVKQLVNLGCDVTVFPYNTTSSKILESNMDVLLLSNGPGDPKDATHAIETTKELMGKMPLWGICLGHQILALAMGADTYKLKFGHRGANHPVIELESGKVYMSSQNHGYAVKSETITNTMQITHVNVNDETIEGISCKDLGVQSVQFHPEEGPGPEDAHYLFKKWLDNLERIGENNV; encoded by the coding sequence ATGATAGCAACAATCATTTTAGAAGATGGAACCCTGGTAATAGGTAAAAGTTTTGGGGTAACTGGAACTATTTGTGGCGAACTAGTTTTTAATACAGGTATGACTGGTTACCAAGAAATATTAACTGATCCCTCTTATGCCGGTCAAATTGTTACGATGACATACCCATTAATAGGGAACTATGGTGTGAATGCAACCGATGTAGAATCGAATAAGGTCCAAGTATCGGGCTTTATCGTTAAAGAATATGCTGGCGTGCCTAATCATTGGCAATGTGAAAAAACAATAGATGAATATCTAAAGGAAAACAATATCATTGGTGTTTATGGTATTGATACTAGAATGCTAACAAAGAAAATAAGAATGAAAGGTGCTATGAAATGTATGGTTACAACCCAGGAAATAACACCTGAAAATTTAATAAAGTTAAGAAATGAATTAGAGCAATACAACTTCCCTAAAGATATTGTTTCACAAGTATCTTCAAAAGAAATAACGAATGTGAAAGGTGATGGCAAGAGAGTTGGAATTGTTGACCTAGGTTTAAAGAAAGGCATTGTGAAACAATTGGTTAATCTAGGCTGTGATGTAACTGTTTTTCCATATAATACAACAAGTAGTAAAATCCTTGAAAGTAACATGGATGTACTTTTATTATCAAATGGCCCTGGAGATCCTAAGGATGCAACGCATGCAATTGAAACTACAAAGGAATTGATGGGTAAAATGCCTTTATGGGGTATTTGCTTAGGTCATCAAATCCTAGCACTAGCGATGGGTGCAGATACCTATAAGTTAAAATTTGGTCATAGAGGAGCAAACCATCCAGTAATAGAACTAGAATCTGGAAAGGTCTATATGTCATCACAAAATCACGGATATGCCGTTAAGAGTGAAACGATTACGAATACAATGCAAATTACTCATGTCAATGTGAATGATGAAACCATAGAAGGTATTTCATGTAAAGATTTAGGAGTGCAGTCTGTCCAATTCCATCCAGAAGAAGGACCAGGTCCAGAAGATGCACATTATTTATTTAAAAAATGGTTGGATAACTTAGAAAGGATTGGTGAAAACAATGTCTAG
- a CDS encoding sodium:calcium antiporter: METLLINFFENLPTIVLVMIAAASLFTLGKGADFLVDEAVSLSVHWGIPKMVIGATIVSLGTTLPEATVSVLAAIQGNPDLALGNAIGSIIVDTGLIIGLAALIGTLPVDRNTINRQGLIQIGAAFLLAILALPFFSKGNEGVIYQWMGFVLLALLVLYIYISIKWAKNSSDTSIDLHEEKTPIFFQLIKLFFGVAVVIISSKILIPSVEITAIRIGIPQSVIAATIVAFGTSLPELMTAISSVRKGHGELAIGNIIGADILNVLFVVGAAAAVTTKGLTVPVNFFYLQIPTMLIILLVFRFFAKSKDNAINKKEGLILLTLYLIYLVLNFTWMV, translated from the coding sequence ATGGAAACTTTATTAATCAATTTTTTTGAGAACTTGCCTACTATAGTGTTAGTTATGATTGCAGCTGCAAGCTTATTTACTTTAGGTAAAGGTGCTGATTTTTTAGTTGATGAGGCTGTAAGTCTTTCAGTCCATTGGGGAATTCCCAAAATGGTTATAGGTGCAACGATTGTTTCATTGGGCACCACTCTGCCCGAAGCCACTGTTTCAGTTCTAGCAGCTATTCAAGGAAACCCTGATTTAGCTTTAGGTAATGCAATCGGTTCAATCATTGTTGATACGGGTCTAATCATTGGACTTGCAGCACTTATAGGAACCTTGCCTGTAGATCGTAATACAATTAATCGACAAGGACTTATTCAAATTGGTGCAGCCTTTTTATTAGCAATACTAGCTTTACCTTTTTTCAGCAAAGGGAATGAAGGGGTTATATATCAATGGATGGGCTTTGTGTTATTGGCTTTACTCGTACTCTACATTTATATTTCGATCAAATGGGCTAAAAATAGTAGCGATACCTCAATAGATCTTCATGAAGAAAAAACCCCAATATTTTTTCAATTAATAAAACTCTTTTTTGGGGTGGCTGTAGTAATCATATCATCTAAAATTCTTATCCCTAGTGTTGAGATTACTGCAATTCGTATTGGTATTCCTCAAAGCGTTATTGCCGCAACCATAGTCGCATTTGGTACTAGTCTGCCTGAACTAATGACTGCAATATCATCTGTTAGAAAAGGCCATGGTGAACTTGCAATTGGTAATATCATTGGGGCAGATATTCTAAATGTTTTATTTGTAGTTGGCGCCGCTGCCGCAGTAACAACAAAAGGTTTAACCGTTCCTGTAAATTTCTTCTATTTACAAATCCCTACAATGTTAATTATTTTATTGGTATTTCGTTTCTTTGCTAAGAGTAAGGATAATGCTATTAACAAAAAAGAAGGACTCATATTACTAACACTTTATCTAATTTATTTGGTTTTAAACTTTACCTGGATGGTTTAG
- the argB gene encoding acetylglutamate kinase, which translates to MEKIIEKAKILIEALPYIKEFNSKIVVIKYGGSAMIDDRIKETVIEDIVLMKLVGLKPVIVHGGGNEISDVLKQMGKKSEFVNGLRVTNEDTVEVVEMVLSGKINKGIVQLIQNHGINAVGISGKDGKTLKVVKKETEGVDYGFVGEITDVDTKLIMSLLDNDFIPVIAPLGTDKNGLTYNINADYAASAIAGALSAEKLLFLTDVEGVLTDVDDKASLISRIQVAEVNKYISDGIISGGMIPKVECCVEGIKAGVKNVHILDGRVEHCMLLEIFTKSGVGTMFGEVFDN; encoded by the coding sequence ATGGAAAAAATAATTGAAAAAGCAAAAATATTAATTGAGGCACTTCCTTATATAAAGGAATTCAATAGTAAGATAGTTGTCATCAAGTATGGTGGCAGTGCGATGATAGACGATAGAATTAAAGAAACCGTCATTGAAGACATTGTTCTTATGAAGCTTGTTGGGTTAAAGCCTGTTATAGTTCATGGTGGCGGCAATGAAATTAGCGATGTACTTAAGCAAATGGGTAAAAAAAGCGAGTTCGTTAATGGACTTCGAGTTACAAATGAAGATACAGTAGAAGTAGTTGAGATGGTATTGTCTGGTAAGATAAATAAGGGAATCGTTCAACTAATTCAAAATCATGGTATCAATGCTGTAGGGATTAGTGGCAAGGATGGAAAAACGCTTAAGGTTGTCAAAAAGGAAACAGAGGGTGTAGATTATGGCTTTGTCGGAGAAATCACGGACGTAGATACCAAGCTTATTATGTCCTTGCTTGATAATGATTTTATTCCTGTTATTGCACCACTTGGCACAGATAAAAACGGTCTGACTTATAACATTAATGCTGACTATGCAGCTTCTGCAATTGCTGGAGCACTTAGTGCAGAGAAGCTACTTTTCTTAACAGATGTCGAAGGTGTACTAACGGATGTAGATGATAAAGCTTCACTGATCTCTAGAATTCAAGTTGCAGAGGTAAATAAGTACATTTCAGATGGTATTATCTCTGGAGGTATGATCCCAAAGGTCGAATGCTGCGTTGAAGGAATTAAAGCTGGAGTAAAAAATGTACATATCTTGGATGGCAGGGTCGAACATTGTATGTTACTTGAGATTTTTACAAAAAGCGGCGTAGGAACTATGTTTGGAGAGGTTTTTGATAATTAG
- a CDS encoding aspartate aminotransferase family protein, translating into MKEVVKKGKEVFVNNYKQFPVVFEYGEGAYLFDIEGKKYLDFVSGIAVNALGYNNTELNQALKDQIDKFTHCSNLYYNQPSIDAANKLINGSGLDKVFFCNSGAEANEAALKLARKYSKKHFGEDKYEIITMKNSFHGRTIATITATGQEKYQKGLSPLLPGIKYTEYNNIEALKNIISDHTCAILLEIIQGEGGIVTIDSDYLKAVRKLCDEHNLVLIFDEVQTGIGRTGELFAYQLFNVKPDILTLAKGLGAGIPIGAMVANEKVADGFEPGDHASTFGGNPLACTAANIILDKLINGDLQSNVKEQGAYLNKKLIELMNKKDSIIDIRGIGLIQGIALQNEDISAIIHKCMEEGLLLVGAGSNVIRFVPPLIISEKEIDEAIKILDKCI; encoded by the coding sequence ATGAAAGAAGTTGTGAAAAAAGGGAAGGAAGTTTTTGTGAACAATTACAAGCAATTTCCTGTTGTTTTTGAATATGGAGAAGGCGCCTACTTATTTGATATAGAAGGAAAGAAGTATTTGGATTTTGTATCCGGCATTGCAGTAAATGCACTTGGGTACAACAATACTGAGTTAAATCAAGCCTTGAAAGATCAGATAGATAAATTCACGCATTGCTCAAATTTATACTATAATCAACCTTCCATTGATGCTGCCAATAAATTAATCAATGGAAGTGGTTTAGATAAGGTCTTTTTCTGTAACAGTGGTGCTGAGGCAAATGAAGCTGCATTAAAATTAGCTAGAAAGTATTCCAAAAAGCACTTTGGTGAAGATAAATATGAAATTATTACTATGAAAAATTCTTTTCATGGTAGAACGATTGCAACAATTACTGCTACGGGACAAGAAAAATATCAAAAGGGATTGAGTCCATTATTACCAGGAATTAAATATACTGAGTATAACAATATTGAAGCTCTGAAAAATATTATTTCTGATCATACCTGTGCAATATTGCTTGAAATAATTCAAGGTGAAGGTGGTATTGTAACGATAGATTCAGACTATTTAAAAGCTGTTAGAAAGCTTTGCGATGAGCATAACTTGGTACTCATTTTTGATGAAGTTCAAACAGGAATTGGTAGAACAGGGGAGCTATTTGCATATCAATTATTTAATGTGAAGCCGGATATATTAACTCTTGCAAAAGGCTTAGGGGCAGGAATACCTATTGGTGCAATGGTTGCAAATGAAAAAGTTGCAGATGGCTTTGAACCAGGAGATCATGCGTCTACCTTTGGAGGAAATCCATTGGCTTGTACAGCAGCAAATATTATTTTAGATAAGCTGATAAATGGTGATCTTCAAAGTAATGTTAAAGAGCAAGGTGCATATTTGAATAAAAAATTAATAGAATTAATGAATAAAAAAGATAGTATTATTGATATAAGAGGTATAGGACTTATTCAAGGAATTGCCTTACAAAACGAAGATATTTCAGCTATTATTCATAAATGTATGGAAGAAGGATTATTATTAGTTGGAGCAGGAAGCAATGTAATCAGATTTGTCCCTCCATTGATTATTAGTGAAAAAGAAATTGATGAAGCAATTAAAATATTAGATAAGTGTATATAA
- a CDS encoding carbamoyl-phosphate synthase large subunit, giving the protein MSRNPHIKKVLVIGSGPIIIGQAAEFDYAGTQACQSLKEEGIEVVLVNSNPATIMTDDNIADKVYIQPLTLEALTYIIEKERPDGLLATLGGQTGLNMAVELNEAGVLGKYNVKLLGTSLEAIEKAEDRESFRKLMLEIGEPIPNSAIVNTIEEGMKSAEEIGFPVIVRPAYTLGGLGGGIADNRDQLKEFLHTGLLHSRINQVLLEQSVAGWKEIEYEVMRDSNDTCIIICNMENLDPVGIHTGDSIVVAPSQTLSDEEYHMLRTASLKIIRALKIEGGCNVQLALNPHSKEYIVIEVNPRVSRSSALASKAAGYPIAKIAAKIAIGLNLHEIPNAVTRKTKASFEPALDYVVVKIPKWPFDKFDYADRTLGTQMKATGEVMAIDRTFESSLLKAVISLEGKETGLRKSSLEILSKEQLTKMLYKVDDQRIFLLAEALRKGITVAEINEITKVDPWFLEKIYNIIKIEQRLESETLTGELLERAERMGFTDYEIQDLSDSPYEMVDTIRRAHGLYPVYKMVDTCAAEFESETPYYYSTYEKEEENNISKKEKIIVIGSGPIRIGQGIEFDYCSVHAVWAIQELGLESIIINNNPETVSTDFDISDKLYFEPLFIEDVFNVIRKEMPKGVIVQFGGQTAINLAPKLVSRGVQILGTSMDSIDFAEDRKRFERLLRELNIPQPKGRAVTTIKEAIKTANEIGYPVLVRPSYVIGGRAMMVVKNEEQLKSYVYEATALSSEYPILIDEYLEGTEVEVDAIADRHNILIPGIMEHIERTGVHSGDSFCVFPPQNLSEAVIATLIDYTEKIAMALQVIGLVNIQFVVKDEKVYIIEVNPRASRTVPILSKVTKIPMVKIAMQVILGDKLADLPYGIGLSPTTNLIAVKAPVFSFVKLPDVDVALTPEMKSTGEVLGIDSDYSKAMLKAFQGAGYVFREEGKVLVSLNDEVKLEGLPYIKDLSSKGYTIMATEGTYKFLKNQGVECDWIEKNDLPVIHGMMKNKEIAMVINIPTRGKDIKRGGFKIRNLAEHLKVPCFTCYDTVNAYIKAMETHMKKETMTYEGIDYYM; this is encoded by the coding sequence ATGTCTAGAAATCCTCATATAAAAAAGGTTCTTGTAATTGGTTCAGGACCAATCATCATAGGACAAGCCGCAGAGTTTGACTATGCAGGTACGCAAGCGTGTCAATCCTTGAAGGAAGAAGGCATTGAAGTTGTACTAGTCAATAGCAATCCAGCAACCATTATGACAGATGATAATATAGCAGACAAAGTATATATTCAGCCCCTTACACTAGAGGCTTTAACCTATATTATTGAAAAAGAAAGACCAGATGGCCTACTTGCAACCTTAGGTGGTCAAACTGGTCTTAATATGGCAGTTGAATTAAATGAAGCTGGTGTACTTGGAAAATATAATGTTAAGCTACTTGGTACATCTCTTGAAGCGATTGAAAAAGCTGAAGATCGAGAAAGCTTTAGAAAGCTTATGCTCGAAATTGGAGAACCTATCCCCAATAGTGCTATTGTAAATACGATCGAAGAAGGCATGAAAAGTGCTGAGGAAATTGGTTTTCCAGTTATCGTAAGACCAGCTTATACGCTAGGTGGTCTTGGTGGTGGTATTGCTGATAATAGAGATCAATTAAAAGAATTTCTTCATACGGGATTACTTCATAGTCGAATTAATCAAGTATTACTTGAACAATCTGTAGCAGGTTGGAAGGAAATTGAATACGAGGTTATGAGAGATAGTAATGATACTTGTATTATTATTTGTAATATGGAAAATCTCGATCCTGTTGGTATCCATACAGGAGATAGTATCGTAGTTGCACCATCTCAAACCTTATCTGATGAAGAATATCATATGCTGCGAACGGCATCTCTTAAAATAATTCGCGCCTTAAAGATTGAAGGTGGCTGTAATGTTCAACTTGCCCTCAATCCTCATAGTAAGGAATACATTGTAATTGAAGTAAACCCAAGAGTAAGTAGATCATCTGCACTGGCTTCAAAGGCTGCAGGTTATCCAATAGCGAAAATTGCAGCCAAAATTGCAATAGGTTTGAATCTTCATGAGATACCAAATGCAGTAACAAGAAAAACAAAAGCCTCCTTTGAACCTGCATTAGATTATGTAGTTGTTAAAATTCCAAAATGGCCTTTTGATAAATTCGATTATGCAGATAGAACACTAGGGACTCAAATGAAGGCAACTGGTGAAGTAATGGCTATAGATAGAACTTTTGAGAGTTCACTACTTAAGGCAGTCATATCACTTGAAGGAAAAGAGACAGGTCTTAGAAAAAGCTCGTTAGAGATTCTTTCTAAGGAGCAGTTGACAAAAATGCTTTATAAGGTAGATGATCAACGAATATTTCTTCTTGCAGAAGCCCTGAGAAAAGGGATTACTGTTGCAGAAATCAATGAAATTACGAAGGTAGATCCATGGTTTCTAGAGAAAATCTATAATATTATAAAAATTGAACAACGCTTAGAGTCTGAAACCTTAACAGGTGAACTGCTAGAGCGAGCAGAAAGAATGGGCTTTACTGATTATGAAATTCAAGATTTATCAGATAGTCCTTATGAGATGGTAGATACAATTAGAAGAGCACATGGCCTGTATCCAGTATATAAAATGGTTGATACCTGTGCCGCTGAATTTGAATCTGAAACACCATATTATTACTCAACCTATGAGAAGGAAGAAGAAAATAATATTAGTAAAAAAGAAAAAATTATTGTTATTGGATCAGGACCAATTAGAATTGGTCAAGGAATTGAATTCGATTATTGCTCTGTTCATGCAGTATGGGCTATTCAAGAATTAGGTCTAGAATCCATTATCATAAACAATAACCCTGAAACAGTGAGTACAGATTTTGATATCTCTGATAAGCTATACTTTGAGCCTTTATTTATTGAAGACGTATTTAACGTCATAAGAAAGGAAATGCCAAAGGGTGTAATCGTACAATTTGGTGGTCAAACAGCAATTAATCTTGCCCCTAAGCTAGTAAGTAGAGGGGTTCAAATACTTGGAACATCAATGGATTCAATAGATTTTGCAGAGGATAGAAAGCGTTTTGAAAGACTTCTAAGAGAATTAAACATTCCACAGCCAAAAGGCCGAGCAGTTACTACAATCAAGGAAGCGATTAAGACAGCAAACGAAATTGGATACCCTGTTCTTGTAAGACCCTCTTATGTAATTGGTGGTAGAGCAATGATGGTTGTTAAAAATGAAGAACAACTAAAGAGTTATGTTTACGAAGCAACAGCCCTCTCGTCTGAGTATCCTATTTTAATTGATGAATATCTAGAAGGAACAGAAGTTGAAGTCGATGCAATTGCTGACAGACATAATATTTTAATTCCTGGAATTATGGAGCATATAGAACGTACCGGAGTTCATTCAGGAGATAGCTTCTGTGTTTTTCCACCACAAAATCTATCAGAGGCAGTGATTGCGACCCTAATAGATTACACTGAAAAAATTGCTATGGCCTTACAAGTTATTGGCTTAGTAAACATTCAATTTGTTGTTAAGGATGAAAAAGTATATATTATTGAAGTAAACCCTAGAGCATCTCGTACGGTACCAATTTTAAGCAAGGTGACAAAAATTCCTATGGTTAAAATTGCAATGCAAGTCATTCTAGGAGATAAATTAGCTGATTTACCATATGGCATTGGACTTAGTCCTACAACCAATTTAATCGCAGTAAAAGCTCCAGTATTTTCCTTTGTTAAGCTACCAGACGTAGATGTAGCATTAACACCTGAGATGAAATCAACAGGAGAAGTGCTGGGAATTGATAGTGATTACAGTAAGGCTATGCTAAAAGCCTTTCAAGGGGCAGGTTATGTATTTAGGGAAGAAGGCAAGGTGCTTGTATCTCTAAATGATGAGGTTAAACTAGAAGGATTGCCTTATATAAAGGATTTATCCTCAAAAGGATATACAATTATGGCAACAGAAGGAACCTATAAGTTCTTGAAAAATCAAGGTGTTGAATGTGATTGGATAGAAAAAAATGACTTGCCAGTGATACACGGAATGATGAAAAACAAAGAAATTGCCATGGTCATCAACATTCCTACTAGAGGAAAAGACATTAAAAGAGGCGGTTTTAAAATAAGAAATTTAGCCGAACACTTGAAAGTTCCTTGCTTTACATGTTATGATACGGTAAATGCATATATAAAAGCTATGGAAACTCATATGAAGAAGGAAACAATGACTTATGAGGGCATAGATTATTATATGTAA